The Mixophyes fleayi isolate aMixFle1 chromosome 9, aMixFle1.hap1, whole genome shotgun sequence DNA window cgccttacataatacaaacagtagaccatacagggtaaaacattacagaacaataaacacaaaataccaatgcttcagaaactccgggcagaaatatggagtgagggcggagcagaagaacaggtatggagacaggaggggagaggggccctgctcatgcgagcttacatcctcatggagggtggacaaaacaggcacgaaggaaggaagtgatgcaagggagaagaagggaccaggggagagaggggagaacaagcagagtggatgaggggttaagtggatggttggtaggctttcaggaacaggtgagttttgagtgcccctttgaaggagcacagattgggagcgtgACGGATTGagtgagggaggttgttccagtgcaggggagcagctcgggagaagtcttggactctggagtgggaagaggtaataagagtggaggagaggcaggggtcatttgccgagcgcagggaatgggcagaagtgtgaatggtaaggaggttagagatataggggggagtagactgggagagagcattGTAAGTGGTattaaggagtttaaaaaggattctgtaggggaaagaaagccagtgtaaggcctggtagagaggggaggcagaggaggagctgcgtgagagaaagatgagtctagcagctgcattaagtacagatcggaggggggggcgagatgggagagggggaggccagtgaggagaaggttgcagtattattattattattattaactggtgacaataattgaatactttttttttcttacgcATATGTACGTATcctgtctcaatacggcaagtgccgtatatgcagagcgcacctagacctgaATTCAAAAAGAGATGCGTATGCCCgattacgtgcattttaaaaaagagggCACAATACGTTCCTTTTgcatccttgatgaatcaggcccagtttcCTGACCCTTTTCCATAGGTTGATTCCAACTGCTTCTCCTTAACCACCTACTTTGGACTTTCCTAACTGACTAATTTTGCCATTAATGGTTGATTATCTTTTAAGTGCATTTTTACGATCCTTTTCAGCAAGCTACAAACCTATCACTAATCTCCCCTTCACATCGAAATTTCTTATATTCTTAGACTACACCCGCATTTCAATTTTTCCTATAATTCAATCCATGACCTTTACAATCTCATTTTCACTTACctctgcaggggcaaatgcaggatttgtagaggggggtttccacaccacgccaccagggggcgtgaccagcatgcatgggggcgtggctataattatagacagtgcttggctgctctccaactcttcctatccccataatatacatgggcaatgctgcgtgcactactgttaggtgcacgcagctctctcccttttcaagcagagccgtgtgaagtgggggcagggtccagccacctcaattatacagtgccccaggcttggatgggggtttccaggcactaggaaaccccctcttggtttgcctatgctctgAGCTCTTTTTGGGGGgaaatgtattaaagtgtggTATTGTTTGCGGCTTGCAAACTGCCACTCGTCAGTGATCACATCTGTGATCTTACTATTAGCTACAGATTGGTACATTTTTTACTGCATACTCTTTGGGAGGAGTCCACTCATTGCATGGAGTATATTTTCTTTCTCCTTATAGGTTACAAGATTCCCACTTATCCACAATATCCCTCTACCATACCCTTATATATCATATTATCGTTGCCATCACAATCACTCAGTACTCCAGAGTACTTAACAATTTTACACCCATATACGTTCCTTTGTTGCTTGGTCATTGTTCAAAACATACACCTGTACTTTCTGTATTGCTTCCTTCCTCCTGCTAGATCTCAGCTCCTTTAAGCTCGTACATTTTTCTCTAGTATGTATTCTaatcaatgtgttttgttttctctCCCCAATATACAGTgttaaattaatgaattaataataataattgcaccaCTTTTTACACAGCTTTGTTGCAGGTGTTTTAATATGTCTCCCAATTTATTAGAATCATGTGGTAAGTTTAAATGATCGCTATATGCAACAATAGCTGAATGCTCAAATCAGGACAGTTCCGCCTAAAAGAAGGCATTTGGAAGATATGATAAATTGTGCTTAAGATATGGGGTCATAAAAGTACTGGTAAACATATTGAAattcatttacaaaagtgcaaaacatCCACTGCATAGTGCAAAAGCAGATTTTTGCGTGCCTCGATTTAAACAATTgcacctagatttctgccaaGATGCACAGGTTTATGGTGCGAGCATCAGTGCCATAGTATACTGCAGAAACAAGAATTCCCTTCGTGATTAttgaaatctacgataataataatcagGTAAAGGGATGGAGGAGCACAATTTTAAGGGGGAGGGGCATTCCTTTTGTGCAATTGGGCAAAGAGCCATTTCCATTCCACAAACAGCTTTGACTTTTGTACCAGCTCAGGACTGGAAATCTTCTGATTTTAATTACTTTGTACATCTAGGCACATTTCTATTTTGCAGAAAAGTCCTCCAAAGGCGGAGAGCAAGCATGCACCCAGAAGAGCCTGGACAAACCATCCAGGATCACTTGTGCAGAACCAAGGCATTTTGCAGTGCGTATCTGGAGTGCTTTGTAAAATGAAGGCAGTTGgggataccaccatatacaccccacttccaccactgggcagacattttgggcctgattcattaaggaacgtaaagcaaaaaaaaaaagaataactttgCCCTTTGGCAAAGCCATgatacaatgctaggggtgcaaattagtttattattttgcacataaggaaaatactggctgtttttccatgtggGTCACAAttccttgatagctttatttttatactgaaatttaaagctgatctaggacatgccttaccactacaataaatctgtccccacattttaaatttacctcccctccaatgcaacatggttttgcccaggtgcaaagttactcattatttttttgctttcctttccttaatgaatcaggcccttttagTTTAGTCATATAAAAGAAGGTCTTATCTGAAAAGAAGAATGGTGGCGATTCAAGTAGACTGTTTTACTGTAGTAGTAACCACTGTCAGAGAatctacacatttatttataaatctatTTCTTTATAACTCTATTATATACAGTAAGCCATATAGGAGAATAGAGCATTTCTACGTGCtaagaaatataataaaacacttaacacacacatacatttgcaACACGTAATACCTCAGAACTTGCGTCCTCTCACCCAAATGAAGCTAAAGTACTTTTGGAGAAAGACAAACAAGTTTTTCTCCAAAAGAACGGTAGTAAAGAGCTGCGTATTTGTACTTTGATGTAGCATTTAAACTTTAGTAGAGAACTCCCCTGGAGAATGTTCTGCTGCTTCCACACGTAATCATTCCTCTGTCTTATAGAGGTATCTCCTGATGTGGAAGAGTAGGCTTGTACCTAGGAGCAGCAGTCTAAAACAAGGCAGCGCAGTACACATCGAGAACTATGGGAAAGGGTACTGCTAACAGTGAAAACCACAACTAGCCTGACAATTGGTGCTGACATCCCTGGGATCCCTATCAGACATTATAATGAAGCAGTGCAGCAGACATTCTACATAAATTTCAAATGGTTTCCCTTGGCAACCAAAATAAACACTGAGAGGTTATAAACCATTAGATAACAGTAGCAAGAAATGTACCTAACCAACAAAATAAATCAGGTAGGTGAATGCTTTGGTTGAGTTAGATTTCAAGTCAGCAAGATACTCATATTCTCCCAGCTAAAAGAAATCCTGAATTTGCCAACAGAACCTACTCATATACAGTTGATGTGGTAAAAGTGAAGTTCCTAAGTTATTATGTGCATTGCCAACTTTTAATCACTTGTATTCTATCCTGCCACAAAAAAACATAGTTAGATAAATTATCCGTTTAATAAAGGCCACAACATATTTAGTGCCACCGAATAGCTAATACTTGTCCTAATGTCACAAAACATTAATTTTCACATTGGATTACAAATCTAATACTGCTATTTATCATTTCTCTATAGAATAAAAATGATCTTGACTTCACTCAACCAGAAGCACCTGATTATATGTTTCCTGTCTCTTATTTTGTTCCTCCTATTCTCTTTTACTTGGACACATGTGTCTATCTCATTGGGATTAAAATGCATTGCAAACAAAAATATTCAGGAAAAGGAGGCTCCAAACATGACAACAGCTAGAGAGACAATATACCAGGCAAGAGAAGAGAAACAGACTCTCATCCTGATTTGGCACTGGCCTTGGGGATACACGTTTCCATTAGATAGGTGCTTCAAAGACTATGGCATCCCTGGATGCAAGCTATCTACAGATAGGAGTCTGTATAGTGCTGCTGATGCGGTCATCTTACATCACCCCGACATTATGTACAACAAAAACTCATTGCCCCAAAAGCCAAGACCTAATTTTCAACTCTGGGTGTGGCTCTCTGTGGAACCTCCACTGATTATTAAAAACTTGGATGTGCTAGATAACTTGTTCAACTTGACTATGTCGTTCCGTCTGGATTCAGATATTTTCATCCCATATGGCCGTATGGAAGCGCTGAAAGAGCCTCAAAACTTCACTATTCCAGCAAAATCCAAGCTGGTGTCCTGGGTAGTTAGTAAATGGTACCCTGGTGTCCGTCGCATTAGTTATTATGAGGAGCTAAGGAAACACATTCCTATCGATGTTTATGGGGCAAAACACATGAAACTGAGTTGGGAGGATTTCCATTCTACCATATCTCAATACAAATTCTATTTGGCCTTTGAGAATTCGAATTACAAGGATTACATCACTGAGAAACTATGGTCAAATGCTTTCGGTTCATGGGCGGTGCCAATTGTGTTGGGGACATCTCGTCAGAACTATGAGCGTTTTATTCCTGGAGATGCTTTTATTCATGTTGATGATTTCCCAAGTGCGAAGGAGTTGGCTGCTTACCTTCTGGAGTTAGATAAAGATGATGAGAAATATAGAAGGTATTTCAACTGGAGAACTCGATACCGTGTAAAGATATTGATTAACTGGCAATATAGGTATTGCCAAGCGTGTGAGATAATAAGACAGGGTCCAAGGTACCAGGTTGTTCAAAGTGTGGCTAAATGGTTTCTGAAAGATGTCTAATTTTTGTGCTTTAAGATGGTTGTTGTTTACTTTAAATAATGTTAGTTGTTAAAGAACTCTATCCTTAATTAAAGTTTGTACCTAATTTCTCCGCTCTTGTCTTCCATAACATTCTGGCTTCTTGTCTACATGAGCATCTCATGAGCCCATGCATAGTAACCCATCAGTAATCAAGCTCACCTTTGACTTTTCCCAACATTCTTTTCTTAGCAGCTATAGCAGTCTCGAATAACTGAGAATAGAATGCCGGGACATGCTGGCAGGGAGGTTGTACTATGCTCCTGGTTCCTTCAACACTCGATTGCTCTTTCCTGAGGCACCACACTCACACTAAATAGAGGCAGAGAACATTTGAGCACTCTAAGGTCATAAAAGAAGCTGAGAGTGGAAAAAAGAGTGACCATTCCACCATGAGAAAATGTCAGCTCTTGAGTCTAGCGATGTACTTCTACAACTTCTGATATTGTTACATGATTCCCACAGACATGTGTTGTGATAAGACAATGTGTATTGAGATGTGAAGcgatttaaatagaaaaataacttattgcaacTAATTTATTTCTGCCCCAGAAGAGAAAGATAGGAAACTATAAATAACCAAAGCTACATTGTCTTTTTATTTAATCATAAGATAACCTGGTTATTTTATTAGAGTAAACTGTGTATCACTACACCTCCTGCTTTTGCATGAGAATTGCACACTTTATTAAACCTGATTGTGCAGGGATATCTGTTTGTTGACTTTAACTCTCAGGAGCTTGAGGTTGGAGAGACTGAGTTACAGTCAGGTGGTTGAACCAAAGGCACTGAAAGGCATAAGATAAGCCTAACTACCAATTATAAGTGCACACAGGGactatatatagataaaaaagtGCACAGATTTTGCACACCATCTGATCGGTGtccctggaaatattttttttttttttttatacactaatAACATATTTTCAGATGACGTATAGAGGTACCGTTTATTCCGAATTTCGCAACAGGAGCTTTCATTCAGAAGATCAATTCTGAAAGTATACAACTGTGGACCTACCAAGCAAACAACGCTTGGTATCATCTTGAGTCCTTTTTTAAATGAAGCATAGATGTGTACCATAGCATTACAGCATCTGCTGGGGATGCAAAAGACAGTACAGTGCTTTAACACTAAGATCCTTCAGTCGGAATTTCCATGCTCAGATCTAATTTGTATAAACCAGTAATGTAGCATAGGAACTACAAGCTGGATGTATAAACTTTGTTTCATGTAAAGGATATATCACATTCCTGCCTCTTTATTCAATGAAGTTCAAATACAGGCAGGTGAAGGTGACATTTGCAAGACTCTTTCACTGGTCTCCGCTTTAGTAAGTTTAACAGCCCTGATGCAGATTGATATCTTATCAAGCTGTTATTGTAACAGGGACAGGCAAGTTTTCATTGGTTTTCACCGGTTTTTCTATGAACTTTATTGCATAAAGAGGCACATGTGTAATGTACCCTTTAtaagaaacaaagttcatacatttaACCTATTGTTCCTGTGAAATAATACCTGTGTGATATAAAGTAGCATTGAACAAGATTAAGGTTTCCTCTAGCACTTATTAATCCTCTTTCCTAAATATCGCAGGAGTATTTTACTAAACAAGGGACAGCCCAGTGAAAAGTGACAAATAGGAGCAAAGAGAGGTGAATTAAAGAGGTGCACTGATTGAGTTTAGTAGGCACACTATTCAAAAAAGTACTTCACCAGTTGGGAGCCTCTGTCTTACTTTTACATGCAGATTAAGATCTGACAAGTCACCGGTTGCAGAAGGTCGCTGCTCTGTTTCAAAGACGGAGTAAAGAAtgcatttaaatattatattatggtTTATTACTGTTTCAATTACATATTTATGTACTTGAACTTTGTAATTGTTATTAGATGTCACTGTATAACTTGAAAACTCATCTTATCTAGCTTATATTACAATatcatataccgtatatactcgtgtataagccgagtttttcagcatacttttgtatgctgaaaaaggccactcggcttatacacgggtgaacttacctggtgtccggtccctcggcttcaacttctgcatatgtgttccaacacaggaagttcggcatttggaacgcaaacttgcgttccaaatgccgaacttcctgttgttggaacgcatatgcgttccactgccgggtaagtgaaaaaaaacatctctctctctctctctctctctctctctctctccttttttttttaattggcagtgcaattacataatgaacaaacaatacagccaccatgttcatacatttatatccctaccccttatatacccctttatttaggttaggttgtacccaatgccaatgattttataatcatttatgaatgttccttgtcatctactgttatttatggtttagctaaaaatgatttcatagattgaacctatcatttttatttaggtttttaaattagcgctcttttccaccctaggcttatactcgagtcaataagttttcccagttttatgtagtaaaattaggtgcctcggcttatattcgggtcgacttatactcgagtatatacggtatctctcttttttttttactctctgtaCGGTTTTATCTCTTGCAGAAACTGTAGTCACTTTGGCATCATGACCCTTAAAACTAGGGCACCAAAGACCTAGGTCGATGTAAGAAAATGTATAGTGAAACTTCACAACCCATATATGGAAACACCAAAATTTGGAATATTGGAAAAATTCTACTAAAAGAAATTAAAACCTGGTGGTAAATGATAGTCTTAGAGCACAACATAAAATTAGGTAGAGTTCCTAGAGGTCtcagaataattaaatattctacTTTTAGTAtagactagcagaatacccggcgttgcccgggatttaaagaattttaagacacaactgtgttacaaagtgtttctctgagtttgaagagaccagttactggatgaagtggcattaaaccattcccaatatttaagaaataatcagcaaactgaccgtccattgtgttgccatgcagagaaactcttatatttgtggttagtcgcaaagtgcgaacatgcctgcaaagatgtgatgatttaaggcatgcattaatttcatccgccattgttcctttcggaatgaccggcaatgtttgtcgaaaatctccagccaatacaacagtgactccacccattagtaaattattgcctcttaaaaattgaagtgtttgattgagggcctgtaaagcatttttgtgtgacatggtgcattcatctcatacaatgacctgacattgctgcagaatctgagttttttctgttcgtttagtgatattgcagatgtgagtttcacttcgggccagattaagcggtaacttgaaagctgaatgtgctgttcttccaccagggagcaaagttgcagcaattccagaagaggccacagcaatagctatcttggaatgtactagaattttagcaagtaacaacttgatgagaaacgtcttacctgttcctccgggtgcatccagaaaaaatatatttccccttttttttggaacttcttccaagacattgttccagacattccagagttatggtcattttagatgatttttagttgttacccccctcgccacccccacccttaggaatgctaggggtgtcttgcccccacaatatttgttgtcagactgtaagtcatatgtgtaccaggtttggtgtaaatggttccagacattccagagttatagtcgtttttgatgatttttaggtgttacccccctcgccaccccaccccgtaatgaattttaattttaaatttatttagttgcctccgtcatgttttaatacactcgtatgcaaaatttcatgatcttcgcttgaaaaatgtgtatttgtatagaaagacagacagaaggacagaaggacagaaggacaaattttctcttttatatattagataatgcggCCATCACTGAGGCATAGGAAAAGGTTGTAGATTAGTGCTAAATCAATCTTATGAAACTCATTATTCATACACAGAAGAAGATTCTAaggtcctgagtcattatggagagcaaagcaaaaaaggagtaactttgcacccgggcaaaaccatattgcaatggaggggaggtcaatttaaaatgtggagacagatttatagttggggtagggcatgtcctagaccaactttaaatttcagtgtaaaaataaagctatcaagtatttgtgtgttaagtTAAATATTGGATAATGAATTGTTTACTCTGGCATAGTGTGCTTAGTATAAACACCAAAAAGGAATCACCCATTATATCCATTTGTACCTACAAAAGAATACCCGGTGGAGCAAACAATGTTAAAATTTGGCTAAGAGGAGTAGCATAATAAAACTTCTTTTACTATATGGAAGACCTCTGCTACCATCATTAGAGCATCTTAGCTTCTAATATTTTAGTCTAGGAGGTTTATCATGGCAAAGAAGTTggatataatctaatatataaaagcctagcggcgtgtgttagtgtgtgtgtgtggaaaaaactattttctcagaaagggctcatccaattgacctgaaatttggtatactgacattatttgacaaaaaaatataatagtgaagtcagttaacttccatcatccccccttccccccgtgggaggggtagtaaaggctaaatttaccagttgagggctcaaactcttgaccgtgtgggtatttatttaccagagcctgtgtttggtcatggacaattgtatgtcgcattttcacgagtacggagaagcagtgatgtgaaagtgcaggttatgaatactgcccttcaaggaagactgattgagcacagcgataaggtgtttagcagaaacatgtatcgagaggttttagaacagtaagacgatggagattaaggatgtggcgatgaagatgaaggatgaggttatggagaagaatgatgaggtggtgacatgtggacaaaaccacgttaaaaaagggcgcttacgtcgggaagtaacgctcttcccctgaggaggcctgggctaggcccaaatgcatgacaagaacctttttaacaccttaagtagcttgatttgactagaatgcatgagtatcatgcacgggttaacttgtattctaAATATATATCTTAAAACCTCACTTAGAACTTGAAGTTGAATTGTTTCAAAGTAGTACAGGATTTTTGGCAGTATATTCATCTTGACAGCACCATCCTTCCAAACCATGAGgttctctgctgcctccatacaTGTAGATCTGATTTGACATTGGTAAAAAGTGAAGGGGAACGTGCCTTATACTGTAGATAGCTACTTGCAATATAAACACTTAGGTGTTTCATTTTTGTAGAATTCCAATTACATTTAGAAGTAGTTGCTTTTTTAGAATATATGGATGGGTAGGGTTCCTCTCTTAGTATAGTTAAATTTATAAcctaacaaaaaaacatattaatcTAAAGTCATGAATAGATTTGGGAAAGAAATaaaggagggaagggggaggaCAAAGTGAGCAGTGCATCATCTGCAAATAACAAAAGCTTACTTTCTAAATCACCACTTCTATTTCTTCAATATATGAATTTAGTCTCATTAATTGTACCAACAACTCTATGGTTAGTGCAAAAATCATGGTAGATAGTGGGCACCCTTGTCCGGCACTATTACTAATCCGTAAACTTTATGAACTGCATAGTGTTGCTATCTCTTTTTCATTGCACCTAAACCTGCATGTTCCGACTTATTACTGTTAATGATAAATAAACACATGGACAAATGCCAGTGGTAAAAGGTCACCGTTTTACTATAAGCATGGTGGCAAAGAAAGCAATGTGAGACAGCTATCAACTATTTGCAGAAACCAAACAGTTGAAGGTGACATTGTCATTAAACTACTGGGCCCAGTATATAATCTTTTAGGATTGCCTGGTGTTAAATCTGGTATTAGAGTGACTACActaccccttctggactcacaataacattcccacacaaagcaggtcaaggggtcccccCCACAAAAGGACCAAGTTACGTTActtcgaagggggcagtgatCTGTAGCCAATCAATATAGAATATATCTGTTCTATAAAGAGCCATAAACCCTCATCCGTAAGGTGAACCTCATCTGATCTAAATAAGTGAAACCACTCGACCGTGATTAAGAGGTGGTCAATAGCTACCCTCCCCCGACCAAGTGACCCAATGAAATACCTTCCTCCAGTGGACCAATTGACCTTTTTAAGTTGAGTACTCATAACAGGGGCAGGAATATTGACCCTTCAGGAGAGCCTGGGGATTAAATCCGACTAACACAACTTTACCACCAGCCACTGAGCCTGGATTGTGTGCAAATCCTCCTTAATGGAGGTTAACAAATCCAAAGACTTCCCCTTACAGAAGTCATTACCACCCTGGTGAATGAGCAAATTGTACAGAGGGCCTTCCCTGACTATATCAGCCAACAAAAGGGGAATAAGGGACGACCAGCCTAACCCCCTCCTCCATAATCATTTCACTTCCACAGGGTGGAAGAAGGCAGCCCAGCCATAAGCCAATTTGTTtctggatgcccagtacacatagGAATGGCCCACCACCCATATCTGGATATTCTGGCAGGGCGTATCTAGAACAAAACAAGACCTACACACCAGAAATGACCATCGTCCTGGGCGGAAGGGGAAATCAAAAGAGACAGGGCAGTGGTAACTCATATGAATATAAAAAACCATGAAACCCCAGAGGCATGTacctaatcaggccttgatctgggaaaaaaaataagaaaatttcTCTTCATGCCCTCGCTAAAAGTGACAAGCAGCAAAGCCCTGGGTTACCGAAGGATGGGGAGTTATAAAGAGCCGGGCGTCACCCTTTGCTTCTGGGCCTAATGTAAGTTTTTAAGGTATCCTACTTCCATCATTATAGTGACTTAATTTCTGTGACAGAagagcgggattttcggcgatcccgccgtcaattgaatacccccctatgaattAGGGTTAGAAAAATACAAGTTGCTTCGTGTGAATTGTGGATTCTTTGTGTGAGGAGTTTTATACAAGTTGTGTGAATTGTGTCCAATCAGGTACAAACAACGCTACATCAGATGTCAGACTGAACTGAAGTAAACTTAAGAAATGTGTGATAACCTAGCTTGTTTGTTGGGCTGCTTAACTGTcttgggaaaaaaaacactttctaaATAAGACATTTCTGTTTGTGTGTCAATAGTATATGTTTGTCCTTTTGAATTTAACTCTAATTAGAAAATGGAGGCAGTTAAGGGGATTATGTTAAGTTGAACGCAACATAATAAGGGGATCATGAAAAGTTGAACGCAAAATAAAAATGGGCTCATGTTAAACTGAATGTAAATTGTGTTTCTGCCGTGTAATAAACTGAAACATGAGCTCCTAAATGTATATGCACTGTGGAAATGCTTATCATAATCTGTTTGAGGGAAAAATAAGCCACTGAGAATGCATGCTAAGTAAACCTGTTAAATAAAACAGGttaaagtaaacaaaaaacagaaacttaGAAGTATGTGGCTTTTTTTAAcccatttttccattttttaaacatacattCAGTATATGCATTTAACATTCCATATTGTAAATtaattgggaaaaaaaacactttctaaATAAGACATTTCTGTTTGTGTGTCAATAGTATATGTTTGTCCTTTTGAATTTAACTCTAATTAGAAAATGGAGGCAGTTAAGGGGATTATGTTAAGTTGAACGCAACATAATAAGGGGATCATGAAAAGTTGAACGCAAAATAAAAATGGGCTCATGTTAAACTGAATGTAAA harbors:
- the LOC142102124 gene encoding 3-galactosyl-N-acetylglucosaminide 4-alpha-L-fucosyltransferase FUT3-like isoform X1, with product MLERCPEEVALNTQAHVKPSSAVDLFLGLSWLETCVCYWRRAFCGPQERIKMILTSLNQKHLIICFLSLILFLLFSFTWTHVSISLGLKCIANKNIQEKEAPNMTTARETIYQAREEKQTLILIWHWPWGYTFPLDRCFKDYGIPGCKLSTDRSLYSAADAVILHHPDIMYNKNSLPQKPRPNFQLWVWLSVEPPLIIKNLDVLDNLFNLTMSFRLDSDIFIPYGRMEALKEPQNFTIPAKSKLVSWVVSKWYPGVRRISYYEELRKHIPIDVYGAKHMKLSWEDFHSTISQYKFYLAFENSNYKDYITEKLWSNAFGSWAVPIVLGTSRQNYERFIPGDAFIHVDDFPSAKELAAYLLELDKDDEKYRRYFNWRTRYRVKILINWQYRYCQACEIIRQGPRYQVVQSVAKWFLKDV
- the LOC142102124 gene encoding 3-galactosyl-N-acetylglucosaminide 4-alpha-L-fucosyltransferase FUT3-like isoform X2; the encoded protein is MQAHVKPSSAVDLFLGLSWFETCVCYWQRGFCGPQERIKMILTSLNQKHLIICFLSLILFLLFSFTWTHVSISLGLKCIANKNIQEKEAPNMTTARETIYQAREEKQTLILIWHWPWGYTFPLDRCFKDYGIPGCKLSTDRSLYSAADAVILHHPDIMYNKNSLPQKPRPNFQLWVWLSVEPPLIIKNLDVLDNLFNLTMSFRLDSDIFIPYGRMEALKEPQNFTIPAKSKLVSWVVSKWYPGVRRISYYEELRKHIPIDVYGAKHMKLSWEDFHSTISQYKFYLAFENSNYKDYITEKLWSNAFGSWAVPIVLGTSRQNYERFIPGDAFIHVDDFPSAKELAAYLLELDKDDEKYRRYFNWRTRYRVKILINWQYRYCQACEIIRQGPRYQVVQSVAKWFLKDV
- the LOC142102124 gene encoding 3-galactosyl-N-acetylglucosaminide 4-alpha-L-fucosyltransferase FUT3-like isoform X3, with translation MLERCPEEVALNTQAHVKPSSAVDLFLGLSWLETCVCYWRRAFCGPQERIKMILTSLNQKHLIICFLSLILFLLFSFTWTHVSISLGLKCIANKNIQEKEAPNMTTARETIYQAREEKQTLILIWHWPWGYTFPLDRCFKDYGIPGCKLSTDRSLYSAADAVILHHPDIMYNKNSLPQKPRPNFQLWVWLSVEPPLIIKNLDVLDNLFNLTMSFRLDSDIFIPYGRMEALKEPQNFTIPAKSKLVSWVVSKWYPGVRRISYYEELRKHIPIDVYGAKHMKLSWEDFHSTISQYKFYLAFENSNYKDYITEKLWSNAFGSWAVPIVLGTSRQNYERFIPGDAFIHVDDFPSAKELAAYLLELDKDDEKYRR
- the LOC142102124 gene encoding 4-galactosyl-N-acetylglucosaminide 3-alpha-L-fucosyltransferase FUT5-like isoform X4 — translated: MILTSLNQKHLIICFLSLILFLLFSFTWTHVSISLGLKCIANKNIQEKEAPNMTTARETIYQAREEKQTLILIWHWPWGYTFPLDRCFKDYGIPGCKLSTDRSLYSAADAVILHHPDIMYNKNSLPQKPRPNFQLWVWLSVEPPLIIKNLDVLDNLFNLTMSFRLDSDIFIPYGRMEALKEPQNFTIPAKSKLVSWVVSKWYPGVRRISYYEELRKHIPIDVYGAKHMKLSWEDFHSTISQYKFYLAFENSNYKDYITEKLWSNAFGSWAVPIVLGTSRQNYERFIPGDAFIHVDDFPSAKELAAYLLELDKDDEKYRRYFNWRTRYRVKILINWQYRYCQACEIIRQGPRYQVVQSVAKWFLKDV